From the Argopecten irradians isolate NY chromosome 13, Ai_NY, whole genome shotgun sequence genome, one window contains:
- the LOC138306788 gene encoding transcription initiation factor IIA subunit 2-like: MSYQLYRNTTLGHTLQESLDELIQYGQISPQLALKVLIQFDKAINTALANRVKNRITVKGKLNTYRFCDNVWTFVLNNVDFREVHEFAKVDKVKIVACDGKSAAGDH, from the exons ATGAGCTACCAGTTATACCGAAATACTACATTGGGACATACCCTTCAGGAGAGTTTGGACGAGCTAATTCAG TATGGCCAGATATCGCCCCAACTTGCTCTGAAGGTTCTCATCCAATTTGACAAGGCTATTAATACAGCCTTGGCCAATCGTGTGAAGAACAGGATAACTGTCAAG GGAAAGCTGAACACCTACAGATTCTGTGATAATGTATGGACCTTCGTGCTGAATAATGTCGATTTCCGAGAAGTGCATGAATTTGCTAAAGTGGACAAAGTCAAAATCGTGGCTTGTGATGGAAAGA GTGCAGCAGGTGACCATTGA
- the LOC138306786 gene encoding lysM and putative peptidoglycan-binding domain-containing protein 1-like isoform X3 has translation MIALQTFSSNIDVYFDHGTCDGIQETVTYVDVIPGQGGGTEKQFLGKFVQKQTKYGTTTKLAPKSTTFIKHKISEKDTMMGIALKYGITVEQLKRENTLWTNDSLFLREHLLVPVAREDIATLPDDFEVVDIDPRSRSRSGSQMSNSSRKSTESGEHGDSASNGVSVETKSSALDFLNKYDSDIAKLKSNMEKMESNTSSRSPSNHRNNVHTLTSPYALHNPETEC, from the exons ATGATTGCCCTACAGACCTTTAGCAGTAATATTGATGTCTACTTCGACCATGGCACATGCGACGGTATTCAGGAAACAGTTACATATGTGGATGTTATACCTGGACAAG GTGGTGGGACCGAGAAGCAGTTCCTAGGGAAATTTGTGCAGAAACAGACGAAATATGGAACTACGACGAAGTTGGCCCCGAAAAGTACGACCTTCATTAAACACAAGATATCGGAAAAGGACACGATGATGGGAATCGCTCTAAAATACGGAATTACG GTGGAACAACTGAAGAGGGAGAACACTCTTTGGACCAACGACAGCTTGTTTCTAAGGGAACATTTATTGGTCCCTGTTGCTAGAGAGGACATAGCAACACTACCAGATGACTTTGAAGTGGTTGACATTGACCCTagaagtaggtcaaggtcaggaAGTCAGATGTCAAATTCTAGTCGTAAAAGCACGGAGAGTGGTGAACATGGTGACTCGGCCAGTAACGGTGTTTCTGTGGAAACGAAATCTTCAGCGTTggattttctaaataaatatgattCAGATATAGCAAAGTTAAAATCTAATATGGAGAAAATGGAGTCAAATACAAG TTCCAGATCTCCCAGTAACCATAGAAACAACGTACATACTTTGACCTCACCTTATGCACTACATAACCCAGAAACAGAATGTTAA
- the LOC138306786 gene encoding lysM and putative peptidoglycan-binding domain-containing protein 1-like isoform X1 — MIALQTFSSNIDVYFDHGTCDGIQETVTYVDVIPGQGGGTEKQFLGKFVQKQTKYGTTTKLAPKSTTFIKHKISEKDTMMGIALKYGITVEQLKRENTLWTNDSLFLREHLLVPVAREDIATLPDDFEVVDIDPRSRSRSGSQMSNSSRKSTESGEHGDSASNGVSVETKSSALDFLNKYDSDIAKLKSNMEKMESNTRSITKEESDNPLTFLPRKNKNGARRHSGTAVTVRQLDTGAHMSDLDKRKTNSMDCESSPVLLIKSRNKTRQVQTSREKQERVNDELFEL; from the exons ATGATTGCCCTACAGACCTTTAGCAGTAATATTGATGTCTACTTCGACCATGGCACATGCGACGGTATTCAGGAAACAGTTACATATGTGGATGTTATACCTGGACAAG GTGGTGGGACCGAGAAGCAGTTCCTAGGGAAATTTGTGCAGAAACAGACGAAATATGGAACTACGACGAAGTTGGCCCCGAAAAGTACGACCTTCATTAAACACAAGATATCGGAAAAGGACACGATGATGGGAATCGCTCTAAAATACGGAATTACG GTGGAACAACTGAAGAGGGAGAACACTCTTTGGACCAACGACAGCTTGTTTCTAAGGGAACATTTATTGGTCCCTGTTGCTAGAGAGGACATAGCAACACTACCAGATGACTTTGAAGTGGTTGACATTGACCCTagaagtaggtcaaggtcaggaAGTCAGATGTCAAATTCTAGTCGTAAAAGCACGGAGAGTGGTGAACATGGTGACTCGGCCAGTAACGGTGTTTCTGTGGAAACGAAATCTTCAGCGTTggattttctaaataaatatgattCAGATATAGCAAAGTTAAAATCTAATATGGAGAAAATGGAGTCAAATACAAG ATCTATAACCAAAGAGGAGTCTGACAACCCACTAACGTTTCTTCCacggaaaaataaaaatggtgCTAGACGTCATTCGGGGACTGCCGTGACTGTTCGACAATTGGACACTGGAGCCCATATGTCTGATCTTGACAAACGTAAAACAAATAGTATGGACTGCGAATCTTCTCCTGTACTTCTGATAAAGTCTCGGAACAAAACTCGGCAAGTTCAAACGTCGCGGGAGAAACAGGAGCGAGTTAACGATGAACTCTTTGAGTTATGA
- the LOC138306786 gene encoding lysM and putative peptidoglycan-binding domain-containing protein 1-like isoform X2, with translation MAEGGGTEKQFLGKFVQKQTKYGTTTKLAPKSTTFIKHKISEKDTMMGIALKYGITVEQLKRENTLWTNDSLFLREHLLVPVAREDIATLPDDFEVVDIDPRSRSRSGSQMSNSSRKSTESGEHGDSASNGVSVETKSSALDFLNKYDSDIAKLKSNMEKMESNTRSITKEESDNPLTFLPRKNKNGARRHSGTAVTVRQLDTGAHMSDLDKRKTNSMDCESSPVLLIKSRNKTRQVQTSREKQERVNDELFEL, from the exons ATGGCCGAAGGTGGTGGGACCGAGAAGCAGTTCCTAGGGAAATTTGTGCAGAAACAGACGAAATATGGAACTACGACGAAGTTGGCCCCGAAAAGTACGACCTTCATTAAACACAAGATATCGGAAAAGGACACGATGATGGGAATCGCTCTAAAATACGGAATTACG GTGGAACAACTGAAGAGGGAGAACACTCTTTGGACCAACGACAGCTTGTTTCTAAGGGAACATTTATTGGTCCCTGTTGCTAGAGAGGACATAGCAACACTACCAGATGACTTTGAAGTGGTTGACATTGACCCTagaagtaggtcaaggtcaggaAGTCAGATGTCAAATTCTAGTCGTAAAAGCACGGAGAGTGGTGAACATGGTGACTCGGCCAGTAACGGTGTTTCTGTGGAAACGAAATCTTCAGCGTTggattttctaaataaatatgattCAGATATAGCAAAGTTAAAATCTAATATGGAGAAAATGGAGTCAAATACAAG ATCTATAACCAAAGAGGAGTCTGACAACCCACTAACGTTTCTTCCacggaaaaataaaaatggtgCTAGACGTCATTCGGGGACTGCCGTGACTGTTCGACAATTGGACACTGGAGCCCATATGTCTGATCTTGACAAACGTAAAACAAATAGTATGGACTGCGAATCTTCTCCTGTACTTCTGATAAAGTCTCGGAACAAAACTCGGCAAGTTCAAACGTCGCGGGAGAAACAGGAGCGAGTTAACGATGAACTCTTTGAGTTATGA